The segment GGCTGAAAGAGCGCAGTCCACTGCCCATCATGGCGGATGAATCTTACAAATCCGCCGCCGATATCGAGGTGTGCGCGGAGTGCTATCACTACGTGAACGTGAAGCTCGTGAAGGCAGGCGGCATCTCCGCGTCTTACGAAGCGCTGAAAGCAGCGCGTAAAGCGGGATTGAAAACGATGATCGGGTGCATGATCGAGACGAGCATCCAGATCACGGCGGCAGCGCATCTGGCAGAACTGACGGATTTCTTGGACATCGATGGCAACCTGCTCATCACGGGTGATCCGTATCTGGGTGCGACCGGGATGAACGGTAAGGTGTCGTTTGCGGAGACGGAAGAGAAGCTGGGCTTGAGAGTGAAAGCGCGATAATAGAAGGCACCACCTATGGCTGCGCCTTCCCTCCGCTATCGATCATCTCCTGCGTCTTCTTGATATGCTCATCGATGACCTTGGGCACGGGTGAAAGCTGACGCAAGAGCTGGTAGTTCACCAAGGCGTTCGTGTAATTGCCCGCCTTGTATTCCATATCCGCCAGCCGTGCCACGATCTGTTCCAACATGAGGGTATCGGCATTTTCCTTCGGCGCTTCGACTTTATACCAGCGCATCTTGGCGAGTTCCCAGATATTGCGAGCGCGATCCACATCTTTGTGACTCTCCAGATAGATTTTCCCCAGTTCGAGCAACAGTTCGGGATGGTTCGGATTATTACGCAGACCTTCTCGGAGAAATTCCTCAGCTTCCTTGGGTTTGCCCATCGTCGTGCGGAGCCAGTATGCAGCCACGGTATAAATATCCACCTGATTGGGATCCATCTCCGCAGCCAGCTTCAACCAAGGCAGCACCTCGCGCTCCTTGCCCTGCTCCAGATGAGAATGCGTGGTGATGTAGAAATGCCGGCTAAAGGTATCAATCCAGTCCTTGGGTTTGCCGAGGATGTCCGTCACTCCTTCACCGGTGACACAGCGCCCGTTCTCATCATGCTTGTGCCCGGAATGATCGTCAGCGGATTCACCCTCTTTGGGAGCGTGCAGTTTCTTGGTATCGAAAATGGTCGGGTAATAACCGCTGTGCATGTAGGCATCACCCTTGGCAAAGATCTGGTTGGAGAACAGTTCACGGCTGCCGCCCATCAAGCGTGCGATCAAAGTCTGGCCACGCGAAGACTGTTCCGCCCATGCGAGCTGACGGGGGGAAATAAAGGTGACAAGCGAGAACGCCATCACCCAGAGACCAAGCAATATGAGGCCGGGACGCTTCATGGCATCAGCAGATCACGCACTGAGAGATTTGCGTTTGAACAGCCACCAGGCCGCCACCAGAAAAATGGCGATATAGACCGCCGCATAAGGCGTGGCCAAGGCCCACCAGCCCCAATCTATCAACGGCTGGTTGTGGATGATCAGGTCGCGCACATCGAATATCTCAAGATGCGGGATGTTGTAGTAAACAGTATACAGGATGGTGCTGGCAGGCTCCGTCATACCCAGGGCGATCTTGTTCAGGTGACGGCCAAAAAGCAGGATACCCACGCAGACCACGAAGCTGATGGTGGCATTGGAAGAGGGCGCCGCAAATACAAGCGATCCACAGATGACCATGGCGGTTACCATTCCAAGCATCATCCAATGCAACCAGACGGCCTGGAAATAATTCAGAAGCGGCCAGGATTGCTCCCTTACTCCGCTCAAAACGGAGAAGAAAAGATAGA is part of the Verrucomicrobiia bacterium genome and harbors:
- a CDS encoding tetratricopeptide repeat protein, whose translation is MKRPGLILLGLWVMAFSLVTFISPRQLAWAEQSSRGQTLIARLMGGSRELFSNQIFAKGDAYMHSGYYPTIFDTKKLHAPKEGESADDHSGHKHDENGRCVTGEGVTDILGKPKDWIDTFSRHFYITTHSHLEQGKEREVLPWLKLAAEMDPNQVDIYTVAAYWLRTTMGKPKEAEEFLREGLRNNPNHPELLLELGKIYLESHKDVDRARNIWELAKMRWYKVEAPKENADTLMLEQIVARLADMEYKAGNYTNALVNYQLLRQLSPVPKVIDEHIKKTQEMIDSGGKAQP
- a CDS encoding ABC transporter permease subunit translates to MNNALALAGVVVREMYRRKDFYVLLILTVIITLAMGTVNFFNEDKIVRYLKELCLLLIWISSLVMAITAAARQLPAERESRTIFPLLAKPISRGEVIFGKFLGCWFACGMGLLVFYLFFSVLSGVREQSWPLLNYFQAVWLHWMMLGMVTAMVICGSLVFAAPSSNATISFVVCVGILLFGRHLNKIALGMTEPASTILYTVYYNIPHLEIFDVRDLIIHNQPLIDWGWWALATPYAAVYIAIFLVAAWWLFKRKSLSA